The Thermoanaerobaculia bacterium genome contains the following window.
AGATCCGGGCCGCCGGCCACTCGGCGCGGACCGCCCGTTCGAAGTCGTCGCGGAGGCGCCTGACCGTTTCCCGGCCGGCGGAGTGTTCTTTCGAGCAAAGCCACGCCGCCTCTCCGAATCCGACGATCCCGGCCGCGTTCTCGGTGCCGCCGCGCCGCCGGCGCTCCTGCCCTCCGCCGAAGAGGGGCGGCACGTCGAGCCCCCGTCGGACGAAGAGCGCCCCGACGCCCTTCGGCCCCCCGATCTTGTGGGCCGACAGCGAGATCATGTCCGCCCCGCTCGAGACGCCGACGGCGATCTTCCCGAGGGCGGCGACGGCGTCGGTATGGAAGAGAGCTCCCCTCTCGTGGGCTCGCTTCGCGACGGCCTCGATCGGCAGGATCGCGCCGTACTCGTTGTTGGCGGCCATCACCGAGACGACGGCCACCCGGTCGTCGATCCTCGCGAGCGAGGCTTCGAGGTCCAGGGCGCCGGAACCGAGCGCCGGCAGGACCCGACGCTCGACGCCCTCCCGCTCGAGCGCGCGGGCCGGCTCGGCGACCGCGGCATGCTCGACGGCGGATACCGCGACGGCCCGCCGCGCCGAGGTCCGCACCGTCGAAAGAGCGAGGGCGTCCGCCTCGGTCCCGCCCGAGGTGAAGACGATCTCCTCCGGCTCCTCCGCCGCGACGAGCGCCGCGACGTGCTCGCGCGCTTCTTCCACGAGGCGCCGGGCCTTCCTTCCCGCCGTGTGGACGGAGGATGGGTTCCCCCAGATCTCCGTGAGAAGAGGGTCCATGGCGGCTTTCACGCGGGGATCGAGCGGGGTCGTGGCGTTGTGATCGAGGTAAATCATCCGGAGCGGATTCTACGGCCCCGGGAAGGGCCGGAGGGGACGGACGTGAAGGCCATAAAAAGTCGGAATGGGCCGCCGCCGGAAAGGGTTACGATCGATTGGCATCGTGAACTTCATGAACCCGCGGCGGATCGCTCTGTTCTCGTTCATCGCCGGCTTCGCCGTCGGCGGGGCCGCGGTGGTCCGCGCAGCCGAGGAACCGCCGCGAAACGAATCGGTCACGCCGGCCCCGATCTCCAAGGAAGAACGGGAGTGGGCGACGGAGATCGTCGCGCCCCTCATGTCTCCGGACGAGAAGAAGATCTATCTCGGCCTCCCCACGCCGGCCGAGAGAACGTCGTTCCGCGACGAGTTCTGGACGATCCGGGAACGCGACGGGCTGAAGCCGCCGTTCGGGCCGGGATTCAAGAATCTGTACATGAGCCGGCTGGAGGCCGCCACCGAGACCTACGGCGGGTGGAAGAGGGACGCGGGCCGGATCGTCCTCGCGCTCGGAGAGCCGGCGAACGTCGTCACGATCGACTGTCCGAGCACGTTCCGCCCGATCGAGGTATGGACGATGTCCCCGACGGCGATCGGGAACGTCCCCCCGCGTCTGGTTTTCTATCGCGACTTCGCGTCGGGGCCTCTCAAGCTCTGGTCGCCGATCCTGGGGTCCGGAGCGCTCATGAGCGCCGCCGCGAGCATCGCCCCTCCGGCGGATCCGATGGGGAGCCGCGGCCAGCTCGCCGGCGCATACTCCCAACGCTGCAGCCCGCAGAGCCCCGTGATCCCGTGCGAACACGAATGCGAGGTCCTCTGGCCGGCGATCGTGGCGATGGAAAACCAGGGGGACCTCGGCGCTTCGATCGCGCTCGAGAAGCTCGCCGTCTTCCCGGCTCCTCCCGAAGGAGACTGGAACCGGTGGCGGTCGCGGTTCGTCGGGGGCGGATCGTCGGCGGCCGCCCCGCCGGTTCCGTCGGCGAAAGCCGAGCCGCCCGCGCCCGCCTCCCGGAAGCTCTCGAAGGCCGACCGCAAGGAACTGGAAGCGAAGCTCCCCGAGCGCTACCGCGAGTGGCTCGACGACGTCGGCCTGATCATCACCGAACGGGAGCGCGACATCTTCCTCCAGGTCGGCGACAACGTCGAGCGGGACAAGTTCATCGAGGAGTTCTGGCGGCGCCGTTCGATCGACAAGGACGGAATCCGGACGAACTTCCGCGAGGTGTTCCGGGACCGGGTCGAGTACGCGAAGGAGAACTTCAAGAACCTGAACTCCGACGCCGCGAAGGTGTACATCCTGAACGGGCCTCCCGACGCCGTGATCCCGGTGAACTGCCCCGAGGTCTTCGTCCCGATCCGGATCTGGTACTACGAACGGCTCGAAGCGCTCAGAAACAAGGTCTATCTGATCTTCTACAAGGTCTACGGCATGGGAGACTGGAAGCTCTGGCTGCCGATCGACGGCGTGCAGAAGCTCGGAATCAATTCGATCGGCGTCAACATGCGCGAGGCGGAGCAGAGCTGCTTCGACGCGCAGAACCTCCAGGAGGCGATCTCGTACACGACGGCGATCCTCGGGCCGGGGATCTCGGGGATGGCGGAAGCGGAGAAGATGTTCGTCCGGCCTCCGGTCGAGACCGAGGGCATCGACCGTTTCCTCGGGCTCACGACCCAGGTCTCGGCGGCCGCCGCGCCCCTCACGATCGAGAAGAGCGTGATCTTCCCGGAGGCGCGCGACAGCAAGATCGCCTGCGATGTGTCGCTGCTGCTTCCGCGCAAGGACCTGGCGCTCCGCGATCTCGGTGATCAGAAGTTCTACGACGTGGACGTCGTCGGCGAGATCGTCCAGAACGACCGCATGCTCGACAACTTCAAATACCGCTTCGACATTCCGGTCGACGAAGTCGGCGGGGACAAGCTCCCGCTGACTCTCCGGCGTTATCTCTATCCGGGCGACTACGAGATCCGCGTCAAGGCCGCCGACGCCAACCGGAAAGCGGAGGGCCGCTTCGCCGAAGCGCTCCGCGTCCCGGAGGAGCCGCAGGCTCCCCCGGCCGTTCTCGCCGCGGCGGCAGCCTCCCGGAAGAGCGAGACCCCGCCCTCGGACTTCCGCCCCTCGTCGATCTCGATCCTCCCCCCCGTGCGGGAGATCCTGACCGGCCTCCAGAGATTCGAGACGAAGGCCGCGGAGGGAATCGTCGCGGTCGACTTCTATCTCGACGGCACGAAGATGTTGACGCGCACGCGAGGACCCTTCCAGGCGGACCTGAACCTCGGCCCCCTCCCGCGGCGGCACGAGGTCCGCGTCGTCGCCTACGACTCTCGCGGCCGCTCCGTCGGCGAGGACGAGATCCACGTCAACGAGGGGAGCGAGGCCTTCCGGGTCAAGATCCTCTCGCCGAGACGGGGCACGACCGCCTCGGGACCGACGACCGTCATCGCGGACGCGACCGCGCCGGAGGGGCGCTCGATCGCGAAGATGGAGTTCTACTCGAACGAGACGAAGGTCGCGACGCTGTTCCAGCCGCCGTGGCAGCAGCTCGTTCCGTTCCGGAAGAGCGGCTCGCTGGGGTACGTCCGCGTCGTCGGTACGCTCGACGACGGTCTCGTGGCCGAGGACGTCCGGTACGTCAACGCGCCCGCCTACATCAGCGAGGTCAACGTCGACGCGGTCGAGCTCTACACGACCGTGACCCAGGGGAACCGTCCGGTGGACGGCCTGACACAGGCGAACTTCACCGTTCTCGAGGACGGCAAGGCCCAGCAGGTCGCCCAGTTCGAGCACGTCACGAACCTGCCGCTCACGGTCGGCGTCGCGATCGACACCTCCGCCTCGATGATCGAGAACCTCCCCGCGGCGGAGACGGCCGCCGTCCAGTTCCTCGACGACACGATCGGGGAGAAGGATCGCGGCTTCACGATGTCGTTCGACGATTCCCCGTACACCCTCTGTCGCCTCACCGGGAACCGCGAGCGCCTCGACCGGTCGTTCGCGGGGCTGCGCGCGGAGGGCTCGACGGCCCTGTACGACGCGGTCGTCTACGCGCTCTACCAGTTTTCCGGCGTGAAGGGGAAGAAGGCCCTCGTGCTTCTGACGGACGGCAAGGACACGTCCTCCAAGTACGATTTCGACACGCTCCTCGACTACGTGAAGAAGGCGGGCGTCGCCGTTTACGGAATCGGGTTGAACGTCTCGAAGGCCGAGATCGAGGTCAAGTCGAAGCTGAACCGGCTGGCGGACGCCTCGGGTGGCGCCACGTTCTACATCGACGACGTGAAGAGCCTGAAGAACGTCTACCGCCAGATCAACAACGAGCTCCGGACCCAGTACCTTCTCACCTATTACTCCACGAACCCGACGCCCGACAACAAGTGGCGCAAGGTCGAGGTGAAGGTCACGCCGAAGAATCTCACCGCTCGGACGATTTCGGGCTATTACAGCTAGGCGCCGGGTGGATGCGGCGGAGCCGCTGAATTCGGCGCCGGGAAGCCTCGGGGGCGTCTCCCCCGCCCGAACGGAGCCTCCCATCTGACCTCATGAGGCGCGGCGGGAGGACACGCGCCCGTATTCGGTCGCTGCATCGCCGCGCCCTCTCAGACCTCCGGATTGACGATCCGGGAGAGGAATCCCTCGTCGTCCCGCCACTCCTCCCGGGTACGGACGCGCAGGTCGAGGAAGAACCTCCCGCCGAACCGTTCCTCGCACCGGGTCCGCGCGCGCGACCCGATTTCCCGGATCATCGCTCCCCCCTTTCCCACCAGAATGCCCTTCTGGCCTTCCCGTTCGACGTACAGCGTCGCCCGGACGACGGTCAGATCCTTTTCCTCCTGCCGGTCCATCTCGTCGACGACGACCGCCAGCGAGAACGGCACCTCGTCCCGCGTGAGCTCGAGCGCCGGCTCCCGGATCTGCTCCGCCACCTTTTCCGCGAGCGCGCCGGGGACGGTGTCCTCCCGCGGAAAGAGCGGCGGGCCCTCCGGCAGCACGCGCCGGAGCTCCTCGAGGAGCGCGTCGACGCCGTCGCCGTTCGCCGCCGAGATCGGGACGATCGCCTCGAACTTTCCCCGGGCGGAGAGCTCCGCGATCCGCGGGAGGAGCGCCGGCTTCGCGACGCGGTCCACCTTGTTCAGGGCGACGACGGCCGGGACCTCCCGGGCGGCGATCAGCTCGGCGACCCGGGCGTCGCCCGGCCCGCCGCGCTCCGCCGCGTCGATGACCCAGAGGATCGCGTCCGCGCCCTCGAGAGCGTCGACGGCGTCGCGCACCATCGCCGCGTTCATCCGATGCTCGGGGCGGTGAATGCCCGGCGTGTCGATCAGGACGGCCTGGAAATCGGGGCGGTGGACCACGCCCAGCCACCGCTTGCGGGTCGTCTGCGGCTTGTCCGAGACGATGGCGACCTTCTCTCCCACCAGCCGGTTGACGAGAGTCGACTTCCCGGCGTTCGGCCGGCCGACGACGGCGATCATCCCGGAGCGGAAAGGACCCGGCTCCCCCGTCACCGTCGCCCGCTTCGCGCGGTCTCTCCGGCGCCCCCCGTCGACGCCGAAGGGGGCGTCTCGTCGGCCGCCGGCGCCGCCGCGGGCTCGACGCGCCCCCGCAGGACCCGCCGCCGGTCGCCCTCCTCCACCGTGAAGCGCAGGCCGTCTTCCTCGCGCGCCTCCCCGACGCGCGGGATCCTTCCGAGGCGCGCCGCGAGGTATCCGCCGAGGGTGTCGTATCCCTCCTCCTCGTCCGGCCCGTGGCCGAAGACCTCCCGCAGCACGTCGACATGGGCCCGGCCGGCCATCGAATAGGCCCCGTCGGGCAATTTCAGCACGGCATCCCGTTCATCCTCGTGCTCGTCGGAGATCTCTCCGACGATCTCCTCGAGGAGGTCCTCGATCGTGACGAGCCCCGACACGCTTCCGTATTCGTCGACCACGATCGCGATCGCGAGGCGCTTGCGCTGGAACTCGCGGAGGAGCTCGGCCGTCTTCTTGGTCTCGGGCACGAACGTCACCGGCCGTGCGATCTCCGCCAGCCGGGGCTTCCCGCCGCGCCGGACCGCCTCGAGAACGTCCTTGACGTGGAGGATGCCGACGATCTGATCGATCGTCCCGCGAAAGAGGGGGAGCCGCGAATACTTCGTCTCGACGAAGAGGTCCGCCGCGCGATCGAGCGCCGCCGCCTCGTCGACCGCGGCGATGTCCGTTCGCGGCGTCATGACTTCCTTGACCATCGTGTCGCCGAAATCGACGATCGACATCAGGAGCTTCTCCTCGTCGCGTTCGAGGATCCCCTCTTCGCGCCCGACGTCGATGTACGCCTGGATCTCTTCGTCCGACGCGGGTCCCTCCTCCTCCGCGGCGCGCGGGCGGAACAGCAGGCGGATCGGCCACGCGATCGGCGAAATGATCCAGGAAAGCGCGGAGAGCAGCGGATCGAGGCGGGTCAGCAGCGTTTCGGGAGGGGCCGCGGAGACGATCCGGAGGAGCAGCGCCTCGGCCGCGAGCCACCCGACGAAGAAGATCACGCCGCCCCAGATCCACGGCGCGGGAACGGAGATCGCGCCCAGCCCGCGGATCACCGCCCAGAATCCGATCAGCAGCAGGATCTGGATCGCGACCCGGAGAGAGATCTTCATGGCCGCGGCCTCACCCTTGCCGGAGAGCATCCGCAGGCGCTTCGGCTCTTCTTCGAGGAGGCTGCGGAGCTTGATCGGCGAGAGCCGCTCGAGCGCCTGCGCGAAGAGCTCGAGCCCGAGGAAGAGGAGGAAACAGAGAGCGGCGACGGGAAGAGCGATCATGCGGGGATCGACAGCCGCCGCCGCAGCTGCGCCTCCAGGGCGTCCATCTCTCCGTCGTCGGTCTCGTGATCGTAGCCCAGAAGATGGAGCAGCCCGTGCAGGAGGAGCTTCTCCATGGCGGAACGGAAGGGAACGCGTCCACGCCTCGCCTGCCGGCGCGCTTCGGGGGCCGAGATCACGAGATCGCCGAGGAAGCCCCCGGCGGAAGGGCCCGCCGGAAAGGAAAGCACGTCCGTCGTCCGGTCCTTGCGGCGGTATCGGCGGTTCAGCGCGCGCATCCGCGCGTCGCCGCAGACGACGACCGACAGTTCCTGCGCGCGGCCGCCGGACAGGCGCAAGGCCCGGTTCAGGAACCGGCGCGCGCGAACGGCCGGGTAACCGGGCGCGCGAACGGTCGCGCGGAAGTCGACGGTCATTTGGCGGTCAGGCGGGTGCTTCCCGTCGAACGCCGCGGCCGGGCGGTCTC
Protein-coding sequences here:
- a CDS encoding cysteine desulfurase family protein; translation: MIYLDHNATTPLDPRVKAAMDPLLTEIWGNPSSVHTAGRKARRLVEEAREHVAALVAAEEPEEIVFTSGGTEADALALSTVRTSARRAVAVSAVEHAAVAEPARALEREGVERRVLPALGSGALDLEASLARIDDRVAVVSVMAANNEYGAILPIEAVAKRAHERGALFHTDAVAALGKIAVGVSSGADMISLSAHKIGGPKGVGALFVRRGLDVPPLFGGGQERRRRGGTENAAGIVGFGEAAWLCSKEHSAGRETVRRLRDDFERAVRAEWPAARIWGESVPRIGNTSAIAFPGRAGEAIAIALDLEGIAVSVGSACSSGSVVPSPAILALGASPEEARSTVRFSFGEGNSPDDVEAVVSALRRILSGNRP
- a CDS encoding VWA domain-containing protein; translation: MNPRRIALFSFIAGFAVGGAAVVRAAEEPPRNESVTPAPISKEEREWATEIVAPLMSPDEKKIYLGLPTPAERTSFRDEFWTIRERDGLKPPFGPGFKNLYMSRLEAATETYGGWKRDAGRIVLALGEPANVVTIDCPSTFRPIEVWTMSPTAIGNVPPRLVFYRDFASGPLKLWSPILGSGALMSAAASIAPPADPMGSRGQLAGAYSQRCSPQSPVIPCEHECEVLWPAIVAMENQGDLGASIALEKLAVFPAPPEGDWNRWRSRFVGGGSSAAAPPVPSAKAEPPAPASRKLSKADRKELEAKLPERYREWLDDVGLIITERERDIFLQVGDNVERDKFIEEFWRRRSIDKDGIRTNFREVFRDRVEYAKENFKNLNSDAAKVYILNGPPDAVIPVNCPEVFVPIRIWYYERLEALRNKVYLIFYKVYGMGDWKLWLPIDGVQKLGINSIGVNMREAEQSCFDAQNLQEAISYTTAILGPGISGMAEAEKMFVRPPVETEGIDRFLGLTTQVSAAAAPLTIEKSVIFPEARDSKIACDVSLLLPRKDLALRDLGDQKFYDVDVVGEIVQNDRMLDNFKYRFDIPVDEVGGDKLPLTLRRYLYPGDYEIRVKAADANRKAEGRFAEALRVPEEPQAPPAVLAAAAASRKSETPPSDFRPSSISILPPVREILTGLQRFETKAAEGIVAVDFYLDGTKMLTRTRGPFQADLNLGPLPRRHEVRVVAYDSRGRSVGEDEIHVNEGSEAFRVKILSPRRGTTASGPTTVIADATAPEGRSIAKMEFYSNETKVATLFQPPWQQLVPFRKSGSLGYVRVVGTLDDGLVAEDVRYVNAPAYISEVNVDAVELYTTVTQGNRPVDGLTQANFTVLEDGKAQQVAQFEHVTNLPLTVGVAIDTSASMIENLPAAETAAVQFLDDTIGEKDRGFTMSFDDSPYTLCRLTGNRERLDRSFAGLRAEGSTALYDAVVYALYQFSGVKGKKALVLLTDGKDTSSKYDFDTLLDYVKKAGVAVYGIGLNVSKAEIEVKSKLNRLADASGGATFYIDDVKSLKNVYRQINNELRTQYLLTYYSTNPTPDNKWRKVEVKVTPKNLTARTISGYYS
- the era gene encoding GTPase Era — protein: MTGEPGPFRSGMIAVVGRPNAGKSTLVNRLVGEKVAIVSDKPQTTRKRWLGVVHRPDFQAVLIDTPGIHRPEHRMNAAMVRDAVDALEGADAILWVIDAAERGGPGDARVAELIAAREVPAVVALNKVDRVAKPALLPRIAELSARGKFEAIVPISAANGDGVDALLEELRRVLPEGPPLFPREDTVPGALAEKVAEQIREPALELTRDEVPFSLAVVVDEMDRQEEKDLTVVRATLYVEREGQKGILVGKGGAMIREIGSRARTRCEERFGGRFFLDLRVRTREEWRDDEGFLSRIVNPEV
- a CDS encoding hemolysin family protein; translated protein: MIALPVAALCFLLFLGLELFAQALERLSPIKLRSLLEEEPKRLRMLSGKGEAAAMKISLRVAIQILLLIGFWAVIRGLGAISVPAPWIWGGVIFFVGWLAAEALLLRIVSAAPPETLLTRLDPLLSALSWIISPIAWPIRLLFRPRAAEEEGPASDEEIQAYIDVGREEGILERDEEKLLMSIVDFGDTMVKEVMTPRTDIAAVDEAAALDRAADLFVETKYSRLPLFRGTIDQIVGILHVKDVLEAVRRGGKPRLAEIARPVTFVPETKKTAELLREFQRKRLAIAIVVDEYGSVSGLVTIEDLLEEIVGEISDEHEDERDAVLKLPDGAYSMAGRAHVDVLREVFGHGPDEEEGYDTLGGYLAARLGRIPRVGEAREEDGLRFTVEEGDRRRVLRGRVEPAAAPAADETPPSASTGGAGETARSGRR
- the ybeY gene encoding rRNA maturation RNase YbeY; its protein translation is MTVDFRATVRAPGYPAVRARRFLNRALRLSGGRAQELSVVVCGDARMRALNRRYRRKDRTTDVLSFPAGPSAGGFLGDLVISAPEARRQARRGRVPFRSAMEKLLLHGLLHLLGYDHETDDGEMDALEAQLRRRLSIPA